The nucleotide sequence AATGCACTTTATCTCAGATGAATCAGAATATGATCTGCAGGAATACCGATTTCCACGAGACTTTTGACCATCTGCTGATACAAATTGCGCTTGGTCTCCAGACTGCGGCCAGCAAAACAGTCAATACTGATCAAGGTAAAATATTCAGGCTGAGCTAAATGACTCATCTACTGAAAACGATGCGCTTCATACACGACCAGACGAATATTACGATCATATTCAGGCAGCTGAAAGGCAGTTTTCACACAATGAAATACGCTGTTGAGCAATTGTTCCTCAACTGCTTGAGGATATTATTGCCGAACTTCAATTTGAATCGTAGGCATAGGAGTTTCCTTTTTATTATTTTATCGACGTTTTTATTTATATCAGTTGATGCATATTAAAAGAGTATTCTCTCGCTAAAATACAGCAAAATCATCACCGCAGTTTATGATTTGGTCGGATGATCAGTTTGAAACAGTATTTTTGAATTTATCTTTTTTAAAATTCGACTGTCGGCTTTGACCTACAATCCATGCAGTCAAACTGCCCTATTGCGCTGTATCGCTTCAGGCTATATTCAAATCATACCAAGACAGGAAGTCTTGTAAGAAAAATAAAAAAATTCACATAGCAGGATGCTGATCGGTATAACAGATATTATACCTTTAACAGAATATGAAAAGGCCTTCACAGGATGTAGAGGCCTTTTTCTTTCATGTCAGCATCAGCTTAAAAATCCTTTTATTCAGAGGGTCAGCTCATGCTCCGTTATTCCACCTTTCAATAATTCATTTTCAGATAAGTATCTTCAGAGCAGAAGATCAAGGTGCTGTCATTTTTAACAAACCTGCTTGCGGACCATCTTGAATCACCCACAGTGAACCATCCTGTGTCTGAGCAACCCCACGAATCCGCTCTTTCATATCCAGACGCTGAACTTCTTTCACTGGAGTCTGGGTGGTATCTACAATCACAATCGCCTTGGAAGACAGACCGGTCGCAATCGCTTTATTTTTCCATTTCGGGAAGACATTAGCAGTATAAAACATTAAATCTGAAGGAGAAATTACCGGAGTCCAATCCAGTGCCGGGGCTTCAAATTCAGGGCGGGTACTGTGGTCAGGAATCGGCTTGCCGTCATAATGATCGCCATTGGATACCAGTGGATAACCATAATTTTTAGCTTTGATAATCTTGTTCAGTTCATCGCCGCCTTTCGGTCCCATTTCGATCACCCAAAGCTGCCCTTTCGGATCAAAAGCCATGCCTAGAGGATTACGGTGTCCAAGACTCCAGACCTGCTGGGCAATTTTACCCTGAGTCATAAACGGATTATCGGCAGGGATTGAGCCATCATCATTCAGGCGAATAATTTTACCGGCATTAGATTGCATGTCCTGTGCAGGGTTGAATTGCTGACGTTCTCCCGAACTGATCCATAACTTACCATCCGACCCGAATACA is from Acinetobacter lwoffii and encodes:
- a CDS encoding tautomerase family protein; the encoded protein is MSHLAQPEYFTLISIDCFAGRSLETKRNLYQQMVKSLVEIGIPADHILIHLR
- a CDS encoding PQQ-dependent sugar dehydrogenase, producing MLSQFKIKILLSCCALAFTACHAENSSSRSTQETSTSAAKSDAVSSSMQKYKAEQVAQFNEPWAITTLNDGRLLITERKGKLQFFDPKTKKKIEVKGIPQVAYGGQGGLGEVALHPDFAKNRWVYLSYAEQGQGGYGAVVIRGKLDLNQATPQLTQIERIWTQVPKFSGQGHYAHRIVFGSDGKLWISSGERQQFNPAQDMQSNAGKIIRLNDDGSIPADNPFMTQGKIAQQVWSLGHRNPLGMAFDPKGQLWVIEMGPKGGDELNKIIKAKNYGYPLVSNGDHYDGKPIPDHSTRPEFEAPALDWTPVISPSDLMFYTANVFPKWKNKAIATGLSSKAIVIVDTTQTPVKEVQRLDMKERIRGVAQTQDGSLWVIQDGPQAGLLKMTAP